The region CGCTTCGCCACTTACGACGTGTCCGTCCACGGCTATGACATCGCCTGCGCCCACGACCACGATATCGCCTACCTTTAGCTTAGAAGTTGCGATTTTAATCTCGGTCTTTTTGCCGTTTTGATCTATCTCTACCCACGCCTCGACGATGTCCGGGCGGGCTAGCTCGCGGATAAGATCGTCGCTTTTATAAACGGTGCTCTCTTCCATATATTCGCCAAGAGCAAGCATTGTGTTGGTGCTATTTGCGGCAAAGATATCGCCGCGCGCGAGAGAAATCCCAACAGCGGCAGCCTCCAAGCCCTTTGAAGTAAGCCCATGACGAAAGCTTTCTTTAATGCCTTCTTTTAAGATAGGCAAGCACGCTACGATGCTAAATGCGCGCGCTAAAGGCGAAGTGCGAAAGATTAAATTTCCGCCCAACGCAAGAAGCGCTAAGATAAATTCGTTTTTGCTTGGCAGATTTTTATGGCTAGAGGGGATAATTGATTTTAGCTCACTTAAATTTAAAGCTTCAAGTTGCTTTAGAATTCCTGCCTTATTTACGCCTGCGTCAAGCTTAAGGATCAAAGAGCCGATTTTAGCGTTAAATCTAGCTTCCGTTACGCCTTCAAGCCTCGTAGCTGCTTTTTGTAGTGCGCTCGCATCGATGTCTCTAAAACCGACGATCTTTAGCCGTAGTCTAGTTTTAGTCTCATGTAAAATTTTAAAATTTTGCATCGACTACTCTTGCATCTCTGCCTTGGCGTCTTCGAAGCGTTCCTTCATCTCTTCGATGCCCATCTGAAACATCTCGGTACCCTTTGCGATGAGCTTAAAAAGCTTTTTTTGCGCGTTTTCGTCGGTTAGAAAATAGGTCGCTGCGGCTCCCAGAACGATGCCTGTGATAAATGAGTTGCTACCAAATAAGCCGTTCGCGTTTTGTCTGCTACCTAAGGAATTAAAAATTCCACCGAAAGCGGAATTTTGCGAGCCCTGGGTAGAATTTACGTCGCTTGAGCTTTGAGCGGCGGAATCTTTGCTATCCGAGTTATTGCTGGAAGCAGAGCTGTTAAAAGGTGCAGAATTTACCCGCTCATTTATCCATTTAGCCCAACCGCCAAGCTTATCATCGCCGGCAAAGCTACCCGTAGAGCCGCTAGCATATTTGTTGTCACCAAAATCGTAATCGTCTAGAATTTCTTTCAAATCTTTTTTTGTGATATAGGGATTACTCATTGCCTACCTTAAGAATAAAATTTCTACCCGCAATGAGCGCGCCTACGCATACTGCGACGCCTGCTGCTGCGCGTAGATACTCGCCTTGTACGAGCTTATTTGCGCTGTAAATCGCGCCGCCGCCGATGATACCGCCGCTTAGCGCTATATCTAACGCATCTCGAATCGCTTTAGATTTGCTCTTGCCTTCTTTGGCTTTAACGAGCTCTACGGCGCAACCGCCGATCGCCCCCGCTATAGCGCCGCTTAAAACGTGATCCAGCGGCGAACGCTGTGTCGTAAGTGATCTATTCATTTAGGCCTCTATTTTTCTGATTTATCGTCTGCGGACGTAAATTTAGCCGAAGAATTATCGTCCATTTTTACGATCTGCGGGATATTAAGCGGAGTAGTAGATGCTGCGGATGTCTCACCTACCGGTGTTGCGCCAGTCTTAGCGCTCGCGGTGGATTTTTTAGTTCTTTTAAATCCAGGTTTCGGTCCCGGCTTTTTTCTGGTTTTTTTTGCAGTGCTATCGCTACTTGTCGCAGCTTTTTTGCTACTAGACTTTCTTTTACCTTTTACCGCCTCAGCGACATCGTCTAAGCCTTCTTTGGCTTCCGCAAAAATTTCTTTTGATTTTTTGCTTAATTTTTCCGCTCCGCCTTTGACGCTATTTTTTAGCTCCTCGACGCTTTTGCTACTTACGATTTTATTCGCACCTTCTTTGATTTTATCTCGATTGTTATAAGCGTAAACCGCCGCGCAACCAAGCGCAAAACCTGCTAGAAATGGGATCGGCATTTCATTCTCCTCGTGTTAAGATTATAAAGTCGTTTTATCAACTTTACATAGATTTTGATATTATAGCGACTTTTTTAGATTTTTGCAATCCTAATTTAATTTTTCTGCAAAATTCCTTTAATTAAATTGGAAAATGCGCTATTTAAGATATTTTGCAAATCGTATTTTTGAAATATCCGCTCTAATCCCTGCGGATTTTTTAAAATTTCATTTAATAAGTCAGCGAAATTCAAAGAATTTAAATCAGCCTCGTATTTAGAATTCAGTTCCTTTAAAATCGGCAAAATTTCATTATACGAAACCGCCTGCGCCTTATACAGCAGCTCTTTAAATTCCGCGTTCTTGCACGAATTAATTAGATCGTCATAAAACATCATAGAGCTTTTTTCTATCAAAAGTGCCGAAGCCAAAAACTCATTTAGACCTTTTGCAACCAGTCCCTCACTGCTATTTTCAGGAGGCATAGCGCCAAGCCCGCAAGAATTTGCAAAGTCTAGCATCCGCTCAAGTAATCCAGCTCGTAAAGATAGAATTTCTCCTAACTTTTTATCTTGAAATTTAACTGTGCCCAGCGAATAAAACTGTAAAATTTGCGCCTCTTTTTCGAGCAAAAGAGCGATATCTGCAATTTGCGCCTCATTTAAATTCCGAGATTTATTAGAAAATTTGCGCGATTTTTTAGTACTACGCAATGCTTCTTCGCTCAAGAAATCGCCTCTATATTGGAATTTACAAGCGCTACTAGCTCAGGCGAACTGATGCCGCTTAAAAACTGCTCCCAAAGGTGCATCGGAAAAATATTTTCGTCGTAATGAATCGTCAGCGAGCCAATTAGGGAGTTAAATTTATACTCTTTTATCCCGCGAATTGCAGCTATTTTAGCCTTCAGGCTCTCCTCGCTCACACTATCTCGCAACTCCCTAATTTTGGGACTTACGCGGATACGGATACGACCTTTGCTGTGGCTGATTTTGCTAAAATACTTATGAAATTCCAAAATATCGTTGTGATTTATTTTCATATTTTTCCTTAAATTTGCGCCCAAATAATATCATAAATCATTTAATTCCTGCTAAATTTTGCGAATTATTTGCGTTTAGGGCGAAATATTTTTATCTTATTTTCATCCGCTGTTATGTAATTCCCTCCCATTAGATCAATACAATACGGCACGGCAGGAAATACCGGCAGAAGGCACTCTTTAATCGCTTTTGGATTGCCCGGTAAGTTTATAATCAGAGATTTTTTGCGGATCGCTGCTATCTGGCGAGATAAAATTGCCGTAGGCACGATCTTTTGGCTTTCTGCGCGCATTAGTTCGCCAAAGCCTGGCATTAATTTCTCACTTACTGCTTCGGTCGCTTCAGGCGTTACATCGCGTGGAGCAGGACCCGTACCGCCCGTAGTTAGCACCAAATCACAACCTGCTTCGTCGCAAAGATAAATCAGCTTATCTTTGATCAGCTCCAGCTCATCGGGGACAATTTCATAAAAATACTCTTTCTCGCAAGTTAGCCAATCATCCATCACGGCAATTATCTCTTTGCCTCCTAAATCCTCGTAAACGCCACCGCTAGCGCGATCACTGATCGTTAAAACACCTATTTTTACCATTTTCCTCTCCTTATATTGGAATTTTAAAATTTAATCGAAATTTAGCGTGCCGTCTTGCGGCTTTTCTTCAGAGCTTTCGCTATCTTTTTCCAGCTTTTGCAAATCCTGCTCTTGCGCGGAGACGCCTTCTTGCTCCACACCATCGGATTCGCAGATCTTTTGAACATCTTCGAAAGTTATGAACTCATAGACGAAAATTTGCTTTGAAATTTGATTTAGCTTATCCTGCATCGTGCGGATTATCTCGCTTACCTCGTCGTAGCAATCTTGCAAAATTTTATTCACGCTCTGCGCGCTAGGGGTGAAACTATCGCCCATCGCGAGCTCGAAAACCATCTTTTGCGCCAGCGCGATAGCCTGCTTTACGTCGCTAGCAGAATTTGAAAAAGCGTCGTTTTTATGGATCTGTAGCGCCGCCATGCCGCTTAAAAGCACTTTGATTTGATTTAAAATTTGCGTTTTGGATTCGATCTCGAAATCCTCGTTTAAAAATTTATCGTTTAAAAGCTCTATTTTTTCGAAATCAAACGAATACCAATACGCGCTAAGCGCCTTTGCGCCCTGATAGAACGCCTGGATCTCCTTTTCGTATTCGGTGAGAATTCTACTTTTTTGCACGCCATAAAAGACCCTCATTCGCACGTTTTCAAAATCGCTAAGCTCGATCGTATCGCTGCCGCGCTTAAGAGCGTTGATCGCAGCTTCATTTACCAGCGTCGCTACCCCTGCGCCGCTAAAGCCCACGCAGAGGCGGCTTACTTTGTTGATATTCGCGCTGCATCTTTTGCCCTCGAGGTAAATTTTTAAAATTTCGATGCGGTCTTTGTAGTTCGGAAGCCCGATAAAAACGCGCCTATCAAAGCGCCCCGAGCGCAGCAGCGCGTCGTCGATCATATTTATTTTGTTGGTTGCGCCGATTACCATCACGCCGCTATTTTCCTCAAATCCGTCCATCTCGGTCAGCAGCTGATTTAGCGTCGCTTCCCGCTCGTCGTTGCGCCCTATACCGCGCTTGCCGCCGACCGCGTCGATCTCGTCGATAAAAATAATCGCGGGCGCACAGGATTTGGCTTTCGCAAACAGCTCGCGAACCCGCCTAGCGCCGACGCCCACAAAGACCTCGGCGAAGCTTGCGCCGCTTTGGTAAAAAAACGGCACGTCCGCCTCGCCCGCTACGGCTTTTGCAATTAGCGTTTTACCGACGCCGGGCTCGCCGATCATTAAAATTCCTTTCGGCAGCTTGATGCCGAAATTGCGATATTTTGCGGGATTTTTTAAAAAATCCACAATCTCTATGAGTTCGTCTTTAACCTCGCTGATGCCCGCGACGTCGCTAAATCTCACGTCGCTAACGCTCGGTGAAAGATCGCCGAGCTCTGCGTTTGCGCCGCCTTGACGCGCAGCGCCTACGCCGTCCAGCCTGCGGCGCCTAGCCAAAACGGTTTCAAAATAATATACAAAGAGAAAAAATGCGAACGTAAAAATTACCAAGATCGCGCTGATACCGCCGCTTTCGTTATCCTCTTCCTTCGTAATCAAAGCGTGGTTGGAGAGCTCTTTTAAATTAACGATATCGGTTAAAATTTTATAGCGTTTGCCGTCGTAAACGAAGCTTAGCGTGCCGTCCTCGATATGCGCGCGCTTGATCTGATCTTTTCGCACCAGCTCGCTAAATTCGCGCTCGGTGATGTATCGCGAATCGTCCTTAAAATAAACGATCGAGAGCAAAACGATAAGCAGCACTAAAAAAATCAGAATTATATTTAGCTTGCTTTTTTTGATTTTATGCAAAATTTCCATCAAATTTAACCTCATAATCTCTTATCTCCATCCATTTTTTCGACAAATCATCATCGCTTTCGATCCAAATTTTATCATAAAATTGATCATATCCTTCATAAAACTCTCCGTTTTTACGCTCGATCAGCACATTTAGCGGCACCTTGTGCGAAAGGCGAAATTTATAATTATTCAGCGCCGTTATGTTCTGCAGCATCTTTAGCCGCGCCTTCGCCGTTTTGCCGTCTATGCGACCTTTTAGCGACGCCGAGGCGGTCCCTTGCCGCGGCGAAAAGATAAAGGCGTGCAGATGCGTGAGCGGAAATTTTTTGAAATTTTCTACCGCTTCGAGCCAAATCTCTTCGCTCTCGCCCGGGTGCGCGACGATAAAGTCCGTCCCCAGCGCAAACCCTCGCTCCGCAAGCTCGCAAAAAAGCTCCAAATCCCTTAGCGCGGAATTTCGGCGGCGCATTATGCTAAGCATCTTTTGCGAAGTGTGCTGAAGCGCGATGTGCAGATGCCGCTCCAGCCACGGCTCGGATAAAATTTCGCGAAAGCTTGCATCTATCTGCGAGGGCTCGATGCTGCCTAGGCGAATGCGTCGAATTCCGCGTATCGCGCCCAGCTTTTGAAGCAACGCGCCCAGGCTCGTGCCCGCGGCTCTACCGTAGCTTCCGATATTGGTGCCGGTTAGCACAATCTCGCTAAAGCCGTTTGCGGCGAGGCTTTCCGCCTCTTTTAAGATCACGTCTTCAGAGCTGCTGCGCGAGCGGCCGCGCACCGAGGGGATTATGCAGTAGCTGCAGTTAAAATCGCATCCCTCTTGAATTTTAATAAAGGCCTTGGTGTGATCCTCGTAGTCGCTTACCAGATTTTTTTCGACGCCGTCAAGATCTCCGATATCGTAAAATTTCGACTCCGAGCCTAAAAACTCATCGATCTTTTCCTTTTGCGACATCCCAAACACCCCGAATACCGCGCCGTTTTTATACAGCTCCTCGCCGCGCGATACCGCGCCGCAGCCGGTTAGCAATATCTTTTTGCCGAGGCGGTTCATCTTATTTACGTAGTTTCGCACGTCTGCGTCGGCGCCGTTCGTAACGGTGCAGGAGTTTATCACGACGACGTCCGCGCCCTGCTCGTCGTGCGTGATCTCGCCCGATTTGAGGTTGCTTTTGATAAGCTGCGTGTCGTAGATATTTGTGCGACATCCAAACGTTTTAAAATAAATTTTCAAATTTCGCTCCCGGATCCGCTTCCCCCAGCAAAGCCCGCGCCCTGCGCCGCTGCGTTTAAATTTTGTGAGCCTTGCTGCTCCGAGCCGAGATCTTGCGCCGCAAAATTTCCGCCTGCAGCCGCGTAGTTTTTGCCGTTAAAAAGCGTGTATGCGGGATAGGCGATCTTGATGTCGGGCTCGCTTCTTAGCGCGTCTAAAATTTCAGCCGAGATGTTACTACGAAGCCCGAGCGTAGCGTAAGAGTTCGTCATGTACCAAACCGAAATTTCAATGCCGTATGGCTCGAAGAAGCTAAAAATTCTAGGCTCGACGTTTGGATTTTTGATGCTATATTGCGAACGAAGCTTGCCCATCTGCTTTTTGGCGATGTCGGTGTAGCCCTTGGAATACTTCCGCACGATGTTTTTTATGAGATACATCGCCTTTTTATGGTTGCTATCAAATGTTAAAAGTATGCTAATGCCGTCCCAGACGGTCTTAAGCCCGCTATGGGTGTAGTTTGAGATAAGATCTGTAAAAATATAATTGTTAGGTATGAAAATTACCCTGCCCGCGCGTTTATTTTCTCTCCACGTAGTCATAGTAACGTCCTCAAAAATCGTCATCCTAAGCACCGAAATATCGATGATATCGCCTACATAGGTCTCGCCGTTTTTATGCACCCTGATGCGATCGCCCACGCGAAAGCTGCCGCCAAGCACGATCGTAAGCCAGCCTAAGGAGCTCATAAACATATCTTTCATCGCAATCGCAAGACCTGCCGAGGCAAAGCCAAGAACCGTCACGAAGTGCGTCATATTCTCGATGTAAGAAAAGAGCAGTATCAGCGCAATCAGCGTGAAATTTAAAACATTGATAGCTTTATTTACGATATAAAAATTCTCGTCGTTTTTGATATATTTTTTCGCCACCACTTTGCAGAAAAACGACAGCGCGATGACGATTAAAATCCACACGGCGATGTTTCCCGCGCGCTTGATCTGCGCTTTTATATCGGCGGTCTGCACGGCGATTTGGGAGTTGATCTTTTTTTCGTAAACGTCATACGTAGTCTGCGCGATCTCATATGCGGAGCTAAACTCGCTAAGCTCGTAATCTAAGCTTTTAAGCTCCGCCGCAGCGCTTGCGTCTGTATCAATCTGCATCAAGCGCTCATATAGCGCCCTTTTTGCTTCAAGTTTATCGATTAAAGCTTTAATATTTTCTATGGCGTTTTTCTGCTCCATCTTTTGAGCTTGCAAATTTCTAATCGTAGAAAAACCCGAAATTATCGAAAAAGGATTTGTAATGCGCGCAGGCTCTGGAGTTTCGGGCATCGCGATGATATCTAAAAACGGAGATTTTTCATACTCTTTTAGCAGTATGAGCTGCTCTTTTACGGCGCGAAGTCTTTTTTGAATCTCTGCGATCTTATCGGTGCCGGCGCTCTTTTTTAGCTCCGCTTCGAGCTGGCTGGATTGCTTTTGTAAATTTTGATAGCCGATGAAATTTGAAAAGCGCGAAATCCAGATATTATTTTTGATCTCATCGTCAATAACACGGATCTGATCTTTTAGCGACGCGGATAGCTTGGAATTTTCATCTTTCTTCTCACTAGCGGCAGAGCTAGCGTTAGATTCTAAGCGCGTGTGCGCGGCGGAGAGCGTAGAATTTGCCTCGCAAAATGCAAGATTAAAAATCAAAAAAATAGCCGCAAGCGCTCTCATTCAAACTCTTTCAGCGCTGCGATTACTTCATCTTTTGCGATCTCTTTGGAAGCGTAGAATTTACCGATGCCGTCGGGCAGGATAAATTTTATCTTGCCGTTTTCACTTTTTTTATCGAGAAAAAACAGCTCGTAAAATTCCGCCGCATCCTCTACGTGAAATTTTATCGGAAGCGCGAATTTTTGAAGCACTTTGCGGATCTGCTCCTCCTGTTCGCCGCTTAGTTTACCGAGGCGACGCGCTAGCGCATTTGCCATCACCATGCCGATCGCCACAGCCTCGCCGTGCAAAAATTTTTTATAATCAGTAATTTTTTCTATAGCGTGAGCGAAGGTGTGTCCGTAGTTTAACACTGCACGCACGCCGCTTTCGCGCTCGTCTCGCTCTACAACGCTTGCTTTAAT is a window of uncultured Campylobacter sp. DNA encoding:
- a CDS encoding Cys/Met metabolism pyridoxal-phosphate-dependent enzyme, whose product is MNRSLTTQRSPLDHVLSGAIAGAIGGCAVELVKAKEGKSKSKAIRDALDIALSGGIIGGGAIYSANKLVQGEYLRAAAGVAVCVGALIAGRNFILKVGNE
- a CDS encoding HMA2 domain-containing protein: MKINHNDILEFHKYFSKISHSKGRIRIRVSPKIRELRDSVSEESLKAKIAAIRGIKEYKFNSLIGSLTIHYDENIFPMHLWEQFLSGISSPELVALVNSNIEAIS
- the mog gene encoding molybdopterin adenylyltransferase encodes the protein MVKIGVLTISDRASGGVYEDLGGKEIIAVMDDWLTCEKEYFYEIVPDELELIKDKLIYLCDEAGCDLVLTTGGTGPAPRDVTPEATEAVSEKLMPGFGELMRAESQKIVPTAILSRQIAAIRKKSLIINLPGNPKAIKECLLPVFPAVPYCIDLMGGNYITADENKIKIFRPKRK
- a CDS encoding AAA family ATPase, yielding MRLNLMEILHKIKKSKLNIILIFLVLLIVLLSIVYFKDDSRYITEREFSELVRKDQIKRAHIEDGTLSFVYDGKRYKILTDIVNLKELSNHALITKEEDNESGGISAILVIFTFAFFLFVYYFETVLARRRRLDGVGAARQGGANAELGDLSPSVSDVRFSDVAGISEVKDELIEIVDFLKNPAKYRNFGIKLPKGILMIGEPGVGKTLIAKAVAGEADVPFFYQSGASFAEVFVGVGARRVRELFAKAKSCAPAIIFIDEIDAVGGKRGIGRNDEREATLNQLLTEMDGFEENSGVMVIGATNKINMIDDALLRSGRFDRRVFIGLPNYKDRIEILKIYLEGKRCSANINKVSRLCVGFSGAGVATLVNEAAINALKRGSDTIELSDFENVRMRVFYGVQKSRILTEYEKEIQAFYQGAKALSAYWYSFDFEKIELLNDKFLNEDFEIESKTQILNQIKVLLSGMAALQIHKNDAFSNSASDVKQAIALAQKMVFELAMGDSFTPSAQSVNKILQDCYDEVSEIIRTMQDKLNQISKQIFVYEFITFEDVQKICESDGVEQEGVSAQEQDLQKLEKDSESSEEKPQDGTLNFD
- the mtaB gene encoding tRNA (N(6)-L-threonylcarbamoyladenosine(37)-C(2))-methylthiotransferase MtaB translates to MKIYFKTFGCRTNIYDTQLIKSNLKSGEITHDEQGADVVVINSCTVTNGADADVRNYVNKMNRLGKKILLTGCGAVSRGEELYKNGAVFGVFGMSQKEKIDEFLGSESKFYDIGDLDGVEKNLVSDYEDHTKAFIKIQEGCDFNCSYCIIPSVRGRSRSSSEDVILKEAESLAANGFSEIVLTGTNIGSYGRAAGTSLGALLQKLGAIRGIRRIRLGSIEPSQIDASFREILSEPWLERHLHIALQHTSQKMLSIMRRRNSALRDLELFCELAERGFALGTDFIVAHPGESEEIWLEAVENFKKFPLTHLHAFIFSPRQGTASASLKGRIDGKTAKARLKMLQNITALNNYKFRLSHKVPLNVLIERKNGEFYEGYDQFYDKIWIESDDDLSKKWMEIRDYEVKFDGNFA
- a CDS encoding mechanosensitive ion channel family protein, with product MRALAAIFLIFNLAFCEANSTLSAAHTRLESNASSAASEKKDENSKLSASLKDQIRVIDDEIKNNIWISRFSNFIGYQNLQKQSSQLEAELKKSAGTDKIAEIQKRLRAVKEQLILLKEYEKSPFLDIIAMPETPEPARITNPFSIISGFSTIRNLQAQKMEQKNAIENIKALIDKLEAKRALYERLMQIDTDASAAAELKSLDYELSEFSSAYEIAQTTYDVYEKKINSQIAVQTADIKAQIKRAGNIAVWILIVIALSFFCKVVAKKYIKNDENFYIVNKAINVLNFTLIALILLFSYIENMTHFVTVLGFASAGLAIAMKDMFMSSLGWLTIVLGGSFRVGDRIRVHKNGETYVGDIIDISVLRMTIFEDVTMTTWRENKRAGRVIFIPNNYIFTDLISNYTHSGLKTVWDGISILLTFDSNHKKAMYLIKNIVRKYSKGYTDIAKKQMGKLRSQYSIKNPNVEPRIFSFFEPYGIEISVWYMTNSYATLGLRSNISAEILDALRSEPDIKIAYPAYTLFNGKNYAAAGGNFAAQDLGSEQQGSQNLNAAAQGAGFAGGSGSGSEI